A single region of the Thioalkalivibrio nitratireducens DSM 14787 genome encodes:
- a CDS encoding lytic transglycosylase domain-containing protein: protein MTLIRFLFLALLAWAPIAGAQLYTYVDAHGTRVYTDQPPSDVSYRQVSVPGSSAGRSASQLFVYQGADGKRLVTNQRQQGQALTLIATYGRPTASVRCRLRAEDVMPVGSGPYDAIIVQEALARDLDPVLVKSVIWVESCFDPQAVSRVGAHGLMQLMPATAVELGVTDRFDPEQNIRGGVAYLYRMLNRFDQQLDLALAAYNAGPGAVERYNGIPPFRETRNYVERVNAHYRLHVAKSEAESTAQATTD from the coding sequence ATGACCCTGATCCGATTCCTTTTCCTGGCTCTGCTCGCATGGGCGCCCATTGCAGGGGCCCAGCTGTATACCTATGTCGACGCGCATGGCACACGAGTGTACACCGACCAGCCGCCATCGGACGTCAGCTACCGGCAGGTTTCGGTGCCCGGATCCAGTGCGGGACGCTCGGCCAGCCAGCTGTTCGTATACCAGGGGGCCGACGGCAAACGGCTGGTTACCAATCAGCGCCAGCAGGGCCAGGCCCTGACGCTGATCGCGACCTATGGCCGTCCGACAGCCAGCGTACGCTGCCGGCTCCGGGCCGAAGACGTGATGCCGGTCGGTTCGGGTCCGTACGATGCCATCATCGTGCAGGAGGCGCTTGCCCGGGATCTCGATCCGGTGCTGGTGAAATCCGTGATCTGGGTCGAATCCTGTTTCGACCCTCAGGCCGTTTCCCGGGTCGGCGCACACGGGCTCATGCAGTTGATGCCCGCGACGGCGGTCGAGCTCGGCGTGACCGACCGCTTCGACCCCGAGCAGAACATCCGGGGCGGCGTGGCCTACCTGTACCGGATGCTGAACCGCTTCGATCAACAGCTGGACCTGGCGCTGGCCGCGTACAATGCCGGCCCCGGGGCAGTCGAGCGCTACAATGGCATTCCGCCGTTTCGTGAGACGCGGAACTATGTCGAGCGCGTCAACGCCCACTACCGGCTGCACGTTGCGAAGTCCGAAGCGGAATCGACAGCGCAAGCCACGACCGACTAG
- a CDS encoding GlsB/YeaQ/YmgE family stress response membrane protein, translated as MSLTHLAVILVVGGLAGWVAGILVHGGGQGIVINVVVGILGALLGGWVVGALGIAVTGGLGSLFLTATLGAVILLSILRLVTRR; from the coding sequence ATGAGCCTGACACACCTGGCGGTCATCCTGGTCGTCGGCGGCCTTGCGGGGTGGGTTGCCGGTATCCTGGTACACGGTGGGGGGCAGGGGATCGTGATCAATGTCGTGGTGGGGATCCTTGGGGCATTGTTGGGTGGCTGGGTCGTCGGTGCGCTCGGGATCGCCGTCACCGGCGGGCTGGGGAGCCTGTTCCTGACGGCGACCCTCGGCGCGGTGATCCTGCTCTCGATCCTGCGGCTCGTGACCCGGCGCTGA
- a CDS encoding DUF1840 domain-containing protein, producing MLLTFHTPAYADITMFGDVAQTLIERMGHMPTVPGAIAAEDVPEALERLRRSIEEDHLRSVPEPRPDAEDDEGRVSLANRALPLIQLLQAAADAQAYVMWDR from the coding sequence ATGCTGCTGACCTTCCATACGCCCGCCTATGCCGACATCACGATGTTCGGCGATGTGGCGCAGACCCTGATCGAACGGATGGGACATATGCCGACCGTGCCCGGAGCGATCGCGGCGGAAGACGTGCCCGAAGCCCTGGAGCGATTGCGCCGTTCGATCGAGGAGGACCATCTCCGGAGCGTGCCGGAGCCCCGTCCGGACGCGGAGGACGACGAGGGCCGGGTCAGCCTCGCAAACCGCGCTCTGCCGCTGATCCAGCTGCTCCAGGCCGCGGCCGATGCCCAAGCGTACGTGATGTGGGATCGATAG
- a CDS encoding LEA type 2 family protein: MSPARRLFLFAATAALAGGCAGMRPGYEQPSVMLDSFRALPSEGLSPRFAIGLRVVNPNPSPLPLRGMSYNVELEGHRLITGVAGDLSSVPAYGESIIEVQAGIDLLSGVRLFNDLLNDPRRDRFRYNLRARLDTGGLWRFLTLEEAGELSLAALRR, translated from the coding sequence ATGTCACCCGCCAGACGCCTGTTCCTGTTTGCCGCAACCGCCGCCCTTGCGGGGGGCTGCGCCGGCATGAGACCCGGTTACGAGCAACCGTCGGTGATGCTCGACTCGTTCCGGGCCTTGCCCTCCGAGGGCCTGTCGCCCCGATTTGCCATCGGCCTGCGGGTCGTCAACCCCAACCCCTCGCCGCTCCCGTTACGGGGGATGAGCTACAACGTTGAACTCGAAGGACACCGGCTGATCACGGGTGTCGCCGGGGATCTGTCGAGCGTGCCGGCTTACGGGGAATCGATCATCGAGGTCCAGGCGGGTATCGACCTGCTCAGCGGCGTGCGGCTGTTCAACGACCTGCTCAATGACCCTCGCCGCGACCGGTTCCGCTACAACCTGCGCGCGCGGCTCGACACCGGCGGCCTGTGGCGATTCCTGACGCTGGAGGAGGCCGGCGAGCTCTCGCTCGCTGCGCTGAGGCGCTGA
- a CDS encoding ABC transporter substrate-binding protein, with translation MIGKRHPQTSVNRQRRTLIAASTASLFLSVLPAGCGRHDPLTIAAHTWIGYEPMFMARDMGFLHDAGLSLVETGSATESIEALAHGKVLGAALTIDEVIRARADGLPLTVVLVFNVSIGADAVLARPGIESLADLADKRIGVERSALGALILHKLLDAAELPRSAVEIVPITYDQHLEAWRAGEIDALITFEPIVSELRGEGFTAIFDSRQMPDTIFDVLAVQESRLSRGQRRALRELTRGHFEALTHLRRNRDDAAFRMAARMGVPARHVLDGLRGLELPNRNANERYLSGRNPRIAQAAATLSEVMSESGLLTEPADLQDLFTAAYLPRHER, from the coding sequence ATGATCGGGAAGCGGCACCCGCAGACGTCAGTGAACCGGCAGCGCCGCACCCTGATCGCGGCCTCGACCGCGAGTCTGTTTCTTTCGGTCCTTCCGGCGGGCTGCGGGCGCCATGATCCGCTGACCATTGCTGCACACACCTGGATCGGCTACGAACCGATGTTCATGGCACGCGATATGGGATTCCTGCACGACGCCGGATTGTCGCTGGTCGAGACGGGATCGGCGACCGAGTCGATCGAGGCATTGGCGCACGGCAAGGTTCTCGGGGCCGCCCTGACCATCGACGAAGTCATCAGGGCGCGGGCGGACGGACTCCCGCTTACGGTCGTGCTGGTATTCAACGTATCCATCGGAGCCGACGCAGTACTCGCGCGGCCGGGCATCGAATCGCTGGCCGACCTGGCAGATAAGCGGATCGGGGTCGAGCGCTCGGCGCTCGGGGCGCTGATCCTCCACAAGCTGCTCGACGCGGCCGAGCTGCCGCGATCAGCGGTCGAGATCGTGCCCATCACCTACGACCAGCATCTCGAGGCTTGGCGCGCCGGCGAAATCGATGCGTTGATCACCTTCGAGCCCATCGTCAGCGAGCTGCGCGGGGAAGGGTTCACCGCGATCTTCGATAGCCGACAGATGCCGGACACCATCTTCGACGTGCTGGCCGTGCAGGAATCGCGGCTCTCGCGGGGGCAGCGCAGGGCATTGCGAGAACTGACCCGCGGCCATTTCGAGGCACTGACCCACCTGCGTCGCAACCGGGACGACGCGGCGTTCCGCATGGCCGCCCGGATGGGAGTTCCGGCGCGACACGTGCTGGACGGATTGCGCGGCCTCGAGTTGCCCAACCGGAACGCGAACGAACGCTATCTTTCGGGGCGCAACCCGCGCATCGCGCAGGCGGCCGCCACCCTCTCTGAGGTCATGTCCGAATCGGGGCTCCTGACCGAGCCCGCCGATCTGCAGGATCTGTTCACGGCCGCGTACCTTCCCCGGCATGAACGATAG